One genomic segment of Trichoplusia ni isolate ovarian cell line Hi5 chromosome 5, tn1, whole genome shotgun sequence includes these proteins:
- the LOC113494208 gene encoding probable peroxisomal membrane protein PEX13, whose protein sequence is MSDMNTQFDGSMGPLMGNVGMVPGGLEPNQFVSNMNVPTTSNGVASNMPPPIPPRPDLGLGMSQGMNPSYGMGSYGGMGTYGGMGGYGGMGMGSYGMGGGYGGFGGYGGGYGMGGMGGMYGGYNRFGMAPGYGDIESRFIQMAEEGSRPAFDSIQSLVNAVGSVAMMLENTFFALTSSFRAILGVAENFGRLRSLFAQFWSTFAVIRTINWMIRKLLVILGIRTETEFKAWAEAVAATQQPQAPNTTGPKSSGWPVLMFFGIVAAAPYLVFKMISGLTKSINEHLHDPTTWHEPLRAIAQFSFTATTPQELSIMEKQSLTVAPQHLQPQLWNSGWLMATIDGKTAGLVPVNYIKLIKPTKHEDKVEQKISEPLTGEFEQH, encoded by the exons ATGAGTGATATGAATACACAGTTCGACGGGAGCATGGGACCCTTGATGGGTAACGTGGGCATGGTGCCTGGAGGGTTGGAACCAAATCAGTTTGTGTCGAATATGAACGTGCCTACGACGTCAAATGGTGTTGCTAGTAATATGCCCCCTCCTATTCCGCCCAGACCTGACTTAGGCCTTGGGATGTCTCAAGGGATGAACCCTAGCTACGGTATGGGGTCTTATGGTGGAATGGGGACGTATGGCGGTATGGGTGGGTATGGGGGCATGGGAATGGGGTCGTACGGAATGGGAGGAGGCTATGGCGGCTTCGGAGGATACGGTGGCGGCTACGGCATGGGTGGAATGGGCGGAATGTATGGTGGTTACAACAGATTTGGCATGGCACCTGGCTATGGAGATATTGAAAGCAG ATTCATTCAAATGGCAGAAGAGGGTTCAAGACCAGCGTTTGACTCCATCCAGAGCCTTGTGAATGCAGTTGGCAGCGTCGCTATGATGTTGGAAAACACATTCTTTGCACTCACCAGTTCCTTCAGAGCTATATTAG GTGTAGCAGAAAACTTCGGCCGGCTCCGATCGCTGTTCGCCCAGTTCTGGTCCACCTTCGCAGTGATTAGAACGATCAATTGGATGATCAGAAAGCTGTTGGTCATCTTAGGGATCAGAACGGAGACTGAATTTAAG GCGTGGGCAGAAGCCGTGGCCGCCACGCAGCAGCCGCAGGCGCCGAACACGACGGGCCCCAAGTCCTCCGGCTGGCCGGTTCTTATGTTCTTCGGTATAGTCGCAGCCGCTCCCTACCTTGTGTTCAAGATGATCAGCGGACTGACTAAGAGCATTAATGAGCACT TACACGACCCGACTACATGGCACGAACCACTCCGGGCCATCGCCCAATTCTCCTTCACCGCGACAACTCCTCAGGAGCTCTCCATCATGGAGAAGCAGTCCCTCACCGTCGCCCCGCAGCACCTGCAGCCACAGCTCTGGAACTCTGGCTGGCTAATGGCCACCATCGACGGTAAAACTGCGGGACTAGTACCAGTCAACTACATCAAACTCATCAAGCCAACGAAACATGAAGATAAAGTCGAACAGAAGATCAGCGAGCCGTTGACAGGTGAATTTGAACAACATTAA